A genomic region of Glycine max cultivar Williams 82 chromosome 15, Glycine_max_v4.0, whole genome shotgun sequence contains the following coding sequences:
- the LOC100806369 gene encoding NAC transcription factor 25 yields the protein MDSSSSGSQLSQHPQLPPGFRFYPTDEELVVHYLKRKADSVPLPVSIIAEVDLYKFDPWELPSKATFGDQEWYFFSPRDRKYPNGSRPNRAASSGYWKATGTDKPILASHGHHHKVGVKKSLVFYGGKPPKGVKTNWIMHEYRLADSNSNSSSKPPSMASDHAQSCKKNSLRLDDWVLCRIYKKSNSTNLPRLPLVEQNKELSMLPMRSTLSMANNNTSQDSKPTSSISTSYGPLGVENDDNLFDGILGVDHQSMQHDVSDSQQVSSKGNFPMKRELSSQYFWNDTGSSSSSRRFHCDLNYAGSSTVEEDNSFVSLLSHLSQNTTSFHPNALLGPIGNGVLRQQFQLPSMNWNT from the exons ATGGATTCATCATCTTCAGGATCTCAGTTATCTCAGCACCCACAACTCCCACCGGGTTTTCGATTCTACCCCACAGATGAGGAACTAGTGGTTCACTACCTCAAGAGAAAAGCAGACTCTGTTCCTCTTCCTGTTTCCATCATCGCCGAGGTTGATCTCTACAAGTTCGACCCATGGGAACTCCCAA gtAAAGCAACTTTTGGTGATCAAGAGTGGTACTTTTTCAGCCCAAGGGATAGGAAATACCCAAATGGGTCAAGGCCTAACAGAGCTGCTTCTTCTGGGTATTGGAAAGCAACCGGAACTGACAAGCCCATACTTGCATCTCATGGCCACCACCACAAAGTTGGAGTCAAGAAATCACTTGTTTTCTATGGTGGAAAGCCTCCAAAAGGGGTTAAAACCAATTGGATCATGCACGAGTACAGGCTTGCAGATAGCAACTCAAATTCTAGCTCAAAACCACCTTCTATGGCTTCAGATCATGCACAGAGTTGCAAGAAAAATTCCTTGAGG ctTGATGATTGGGTTTTGTGCCGAATATACAAGAAAAGCAACAGTACCAACCTGCCAAGGTTACCTTTGGTGGAGCAGAATAAGGAGCTTTCTATGCTACCAATGAGGTCCACTTTGTCAATGGCTAATAATAACACCTCTCAGGATTCCAAACCCACGTCTTCTATTAGCACAAGTTATGGGCCCCTTGGAGTAGAAAATGATGATAACTTATTTGATGGAATCTTAGGAGTTGATCATCAGAGCATGCAGCATGATGTTTCTGATTCCCAACAAGTGTCTTCAAAGGGAAACTTCCCTATGAAAAGAGAACTTTCGTCACAGTACTTTTGGAATGACACAGGGTCATCCTCTTCAAGCAGGAGATTCCACTGTGATCTTAATTATGCTGGAAGCAGCACTGTTGAGGAAGACAATTCCTTCGTTTCTCTGCTTAGCCACCTTTCACAGAACACAACATCGTTTCACCCAAATGCGCTTCTTGGCCCTATTGGTAATGGAGTATTGAGGCAACAGTTTCAACTTCCAAGCATGAATTGGAATACTTAG